AGTAAATCTAATTCACTATTAGCTGTAATTCCAGGAGGAACAGGAAATGATTCAGCAAGAACGTTAAATGTTCCTAGAAATCCTTATGAAGCTCTTAACTTACTTGTAAAAGGAGAGTCAAAAGAAATAGATATTGCTTTTGTAAATGATCGTATATTTTTAAACATTGCTAGTGTAGGATTAGATTCAGAAATAGTAAAGAATGCTGAAACTATTAAAAAGAGAGTAAAAGGAAAAGTTGCTTATTTAATAAGTGTATTTAGAACCCTTTTTATTTATAGAAACAAAAAGGTTAAAGTTCAAATAGATGATAAGTCCCTTGATGAAGATATAATCTTACTTGCAGTGGCAAATGGTAAATATTATGGTGGAGGACTTAAAATTTGTCCAGATGCACTTATGGGAGATGGATATTTCCATGTATGTATAGTAAAAAAGATACCAAAATTAAAGATATTTTTTTTATTTCCAACTATGTTTAAAGGGCTTCATACAAAATTTGAGAAGTATGTAAAAATCCATAAAGCTAAAAGGATTAAAATAATGACAGATGAGGATGCCTATTTAAATATAGATGGAGAGATATACGATATAAGTAAAGAAACAATGTTTACAATTGGAGATAGAAGATTACAGATTGTTTGCTAATTTTTATAAAGGAAAGAAAAACATAAATAATCTAGTATAGGTTATTTATGTTTTTCTTTTCTTTTTTGTCTTTATGAAGCATCCAAAGTGCTATATTTAAGCTCTTAGAAATAATATCCGCCATATTCATAACTAAACTAAGTCTAGTGTTTTGAAGAACAGCATATTCCATTATTCCACTAATATTTACTACCCCTGTAATACTAATATCACCTACTTTAGGGAGATTTTTATTTACTCCTAGTCCAGGTTTTAAAGGGCTTTCTTTTATATTTATATGCCCGATTTTATTATAGCTACCAAGAGAGGCATCAATTGCTAAGATAAAAGGATTGTGAAAGTTTGTATTTATATACTTAATATTTTCTGAAAGGTTTTTTGCGTGTATTGGGTCATCAAGAGTACCTAAAAGTTCTACATCCTTATATTCCGATATTATTGGTTTTAGTTTGTATCCAACTAAAGGACCTAGAGCATCTCCTGTAGATCTATCTGTTCCTATGCACATAATTATAAACTTATCATGTTTATCACCATAGTTATAATGTGTATAATCATAAATAAAATTGCTGAAATTATAAATAGCAAAAGTAGATTTAGAATCTACTGAATCTGTACGGGTACTAATATTCATTTAATCCTCCTTAAAGGTTTAATACTATATCTTATTTAAAACTTTTTACATTAGAAGTGTTTTTATAAAAGATACTATGAGTATTATTTACAATTTCGTAATGAATTATCAGGACAAAAAAGGAATAAAATTATTTTTATTGAATAAAATATATAAATATAGACATGCTCTGTTAATGTTTGAAGAATAAATAGAGCATGTTTATTTTTACTAAAGTTAATTATTAATTAGGAGGAACAATTTATGGATGATCCAAATCAGTTGGGCCAAAAGAATAAAGAAGGGTTTAGAAGGTTTAGAGGAATAAACTTTAAAACTAGCCTTATAATTCTAATGGTTGTGTTAATATCTGGATTTTTATTAACGGCATACAAAATTAATGAAATAAGTACCGAAGCATTTGCAGTGTATCTAGGAGATGAAGAAGTAGGAATAGTCAGAGAAAAAGAAAACATATCACATTTATTAGAGAAAATTCAAGAAGAACTTTGCGATAGATACAATATTAATTGTATAGTAAATGAAGAATTAATATTTGAAAGTATTAATGCTGAAAATAACGATATAGATAATATAAAAGAATTAAAAGATAAGATAAGTTCTAAACTAACATTTTTAGTAAATGGTTATGTACTTCTTATAGATGATGTAGAAGTAGGTATATTAAAAACAAGGGAAGATGCAGAAGAAGTTATAAAAAGATTTAAAGAGTCTGTTACTGAAACTGATGATGAAGATTCTAAGGTTAAAGATATAAAAATATTGGAAGATGTTAAAATTGTAAGAAAAGAAGTATCTTTATCGGATATAGGAAAAGTAGAAGATACACTAAAATTTATTGAGACAGGTTCTGAAGAGATAAGGACCCATATTGTGGAGGCTGGAGAAAGTTTTTGGACTATAGCAAAACTGTATGATATGGATGTAGATGAAATAATAGATGCAAATCCAGATCTAATTCCAGAGAAGGTTTATCCAGGAGAAGAAATAAGTTTAAAGGTGCCGAAGGCCATGTTAACAATAAAGACAATAGAAGAAAAAGACTATTATGAAGATATTGACTATAATGTAGAGGTTCAAGTAGATAACTCTATGTATAAAACTCAAGAAAAGGTAAAAACGAAGGGTATTAAAGGTAAGAATAGAATTGTGACAAAGATTGTTAAACACAATGGAGTAGTAGTAGATGAAGAGATTATCAATAAAGAAGTTGTTGAGAAACCAGTAAATGAGATAATAGTTAAGGGCACAAAGGAAAAAACTATAACTACTGCGGCTAGTGGGTTTTCGTTACCTACAAGGGGGCGAATAAGTTCTGGATATGGTTCGAGAGGTGGTAGGCTACATAGGGGTATTGATATTGCTGCAAGTATAGGGACACCTATAGCAGCTGCAGATGAAGGAATCGTTACCTTTGTAGGACCTAATGGAAGTTATGGAAACTTAGTAGTAATAGATCACAATAATGGATATGTTACAAAGTATGCTCATTGTAGTGAAATATACGTAGGTAATGGTCAGAAGGTAGGCAAAGGGGAAAAAATAGCAGCAGTAGGTGTTACAGGAAATGCAAGAGGAGCTCATCTCCATTTTGAAGTCCTTAAAGATGGTAGCCATGTAAACCCTAGTGTCTATTTAGGCAGATAATTAAAAAATAAGCCTCAGTTTAATTGAGGCTTATTTTTTATCTAGTAAGAAAATGACTAAAAGAACTATTAAGAAACTTTCAGTAATATCCTTTGAGATTAGTGGGGAGGAAGAAAATGTAGAGTCTAGAGATTTATCATTAAAAAACTTCTCTAAATTTAACATGCCAGCTCCCTGTTTATCTTTACTATCACTTAATTCAATACACGAGTTCACTAACTTATTTTTAACGGTTTTTTGAGATAAATTTTTATTTCCACTCATTAATAGGGCTATACTACCTGAAATTAACGGGGTAGCCATACTAGTTCCACTTAAGGAAGTATATCTATCACTGTATATATTAGATAAAGATTTAATATTAACTCCTGGAGCTACTAAGTCTGGCTTTTGTAAGCCTTCCCTCGTAGGCCCCCTACTAGAAAAGTCTGCTACTGTATCATCATCAATATTAGGTGTATTTTTATCATCTACAGCCCCAACAGTTATAACTGTTGGGCTAATTCCGGGTGAAAGTATAGTATTGGCTTTAGGACCACTATTGCCAGCTGCGGCTACAACTATTAATCCACTATCTATAGCCTTGGATACAGCTCTACATAATGGATCTGCATTGCAGTGGTTATTAGCTGGACTACCTAAAGATAAGTTAATAATATTTGTTCCGTATTCTTCCTTAGTTTCTATTATCCAAGAGATTGCTTTTATAATATCTGAGGTATTTCCGCTTCCATTTTCATCCAAAGCTTTTATGGCTAAAATGTTAGACTTTGGGGCTACTCCAGTATATCTTCCTCTAGAGGAATAACCATTTCCAGCGATTATTCCAGCTACATGAGTGCCGTGAACCATAAACCAAAAAACATAATAGCTTGAAATCAACAGGTGTAGGTATTAATTGAAGGCTGAAATCAATGTATAAAGACTATTAGTATGTTCGCGATCTATTCTTATAATATGATTTAATGTAAAGGATTTAATGACATTTTATACTTGCTTTGATATAATTAATTCTAATACTAAAGGAAGATATATATTGTAAGAAGAGGTGGAAAAA
This DNA window, taken from Tissierellales bacterium, encodes the following:
- a CDS encoding S8 family peptidase; translated protein: MVHGTHVAGIIAGNGYSSRGRYTGVAPKSNILAIKALDENGSGNTSDIIKAISWIIETKEEYGTNIINLSLGSPANNHCNADPLCRAVSKAIDSGLIVVAAAGNSGPKANTILSPGISPTVITVGAVDDKNTPNIDDDTVADFSSRGPTREGLQKPDLVAPGVNIKSLSNIYSDRYTSLSGTSMATPLISGSIALLMSGNKNLSQKTVKNKLVNSCIELSDSKDKQGAGMLNLEKFFNDKSLDSTFSSSPLISKDITESFLIVLLVIFLLDKK
- the yyaC gene encoding spore protease YyaC, producing MNISTRTDSVDSKSTFAIYNFSNFIYDYTHYNYGDKHDKFIIMCIGTDRSTGDALGPLVGYKLKPIISEYKDVELLGTLDDPIHAKNLSENIKYINTNFHNPFILAIDASLGSYNKIGHINIKESPLKPGLGVNKNLPKVGDISITGVVNISGIMEYAVLQNTRLSLVMNMADIISKSLNIALWMLHKDKKEKKNINNLY
- a CDS encoding peptidoglycan DD-metalloendopeptidase family protein, translated to MDDPNQLGQKNKEGFRRFRGINFKTSLIILMVVLISGFLLTAYKINEISTEAFAVYLGDEEVGIVREKENISHLLEKIQEELCDRYNINCIVNEELIFESINAENNDIDNIKELKDKISSKLTFLVNGYVLLIDDVEVGILKTREDAEEVIKRFKESVTETDDEDSKVKDIKILEDVKIVRKEVSLSDIGKVEDTLKFIETGSEEIRTHIVEAGESFWTIAKLYDMDVDEIIDANPDLIPEKVYPGEEISLKVPKAMLTIKTIEEKDYYEDIDYNVEVQVDNSMYKTQEKVKTKGIKGKNRIVTKIVKHNGVVVDEEIINKEVVEKPVNEIIVKGTKEKTITTAASGFSLPTRGRISSGYGSRGGRLHRGIDIAASIGTPIAAADEGIVTFVGPNGSYGNLVVIDHNNGYVTKYAHCSEIYVGNGQKVGKGEKIAAVGVTGNARGAHLHFEVLKDGSHVNPSVYLGR
- a CDS encoding diacylglycerol kinase family protein, giving the protein MDKILFIVNPIAGGGRAKDYIPIIKEVMKENNKDYNIVNTKAPKEAIALTVEGVKSGYTVIVAVGGDGTINEVAEGLIMSKSNSLLAVIPGGTGNDSARTLNVPRNPYEALNLLVKGESKEIDIAFVNDRIFLNIASVGLDSEIVKNAETIKKRVKGKVAYLISVFRTLFIYRNKKVKVQIDDKSLDEDIILLAVANGKYYGGGLKICPDALMGDGYFHVCIVKKIPKLKIFFLFPTMFKGLHTKFEKYVKIHKAKRIKIMTDEDAYLNIDGEIYDISKETMFTIGDRRLQIVC